A single window of Malus sylvestris chromosome 5, drMalSylv7.2, whole genome shotgun sequence DNA harbors:
- the LOC126621245 gene encoding malate dehydrogenase-like isoform X2, translating into MAKNPVRVLVTGAAGQIGYAIVPMIARGVMLGPDQPVILHMLDIEPAAEALNGVKMELIDAAFPLLKGVVATTDAQEACKDVNIAVMVGGFPRKEGMERKDVMSKNVSIYKAQASALEKHAASDVKVLVVANPANTNALILKEYAPKIPEKNITCLTRLDHNRALGQISEKLNVHVGDVKNVIIWGNHSSTQYPDVNHATVTTSSGEKPVRELVANDQWLNTEFITTVQQRGAAIIKARKLSSALSAASSACDHIRDWVLGTPKGTWVSMGVYSDGSYGIQQGLIYSFPVTCDKGQWSIVQGLKIDDFSRGKLDATAKELIEEKTLAYSCLN; encoded by the exons ATGGCAAAAAACCCAGTTCGAGTTCTTGTCACTGGTGCCGCTG GGCAAATAGGGTATGCTATTGTTCCAATGATTGCGAGGGGGGTCATGCTAGGCCCTGACCAGCCTGTAATTCTGCACATGCTTGATATTGAACCTGCAGCTGAAGCCTTGAATGGGGTGAAAATGGAACTAATTGATGCTGCCTTTCCTCTTCTCAAAG GTGTTGTTGCTACAACAGATGCTCAGGAAGCTTGTAAAGATGTCAATATTGCTGTTATGGTGGGCGGATTCCCGCGGAAGGAAGGTATGGAAAGAAAGGATGTGATGTCGAAAAATGTATCAATCTACAAGGCTCAAGCTTCAGCACTAGAAAAGCATGCTGCTTCAGATGTCAAG GTTCTAGTGGTTGCGAACCCAGCAAACACTAATGCACTCATCTTGAAAGAATATGCACCTAAAATCCCAGAGAAGAACATCACATGTCTTACAAGACTAGATCATAACAGAGCTTTGGGACAAATCTCCGAGAAGCTAAATGTTCATGTTGGGGATGTAAAGAATGTTATCATCTGGGGAAATCACTCTTCAACTCAGTATCCTGATGTCAATCATGCAACTGTCACCACTAGCAGCGGAGAGAAACCTGTCAGGGAACTTGTTGCTAATGATCAATG GTTAAATACCGAGTTCATCACCACTGTGCAGCAGCGCGGTGCAGCCATTATTAAGGCTCGGAAGCTATCAAGTGCATTGTCTGCTGCCAGTTCTGCTTGTGATCACATACGTGATTGGGTTCTTGGGACTCCTAAG GGGACATGGGTTTCAATGGGTGTGTACTCTGATGGTTCTTATGGAATCCAGCAAGGCCTAATCTACTCCTTCCCTGTTACATGTGATAAAGGACAATGGTCAATTGTGCAGG GACTCAAGATTGACGATTTCTCAAGGGGAAAGCTAGATGCAACTGCAAAAGAGCTCATCGAGGAGAAAACATTGGCCTATTCATGTCTCAATTAA
- the LOC126621240 gene encoding organic cation/carnitine transporter 3-like, whose translation MADSTPLLSEPNSAEPEPPVLYKHLPSLDSVIERCIGDFGWAQFLQATLVAFSWFFDAQQTFIAVFTDSVPTWHCTHLTDLPNSCNSASNICQLPQNAWAWDRAKHTSIISEWGLECSSSLITGLPASAFFIGCLIGGLTLASLADTSLGRKNMLFLSCLLMSLSTFLTAFSTNIWMYSVLRFITGFARATIGTSALVLSTELVGKRWRGQVGVIGFFCFTLGFLSLPIIAYAHRAHSWRTLYFWTSIPTLLYSITVHFLVRESPRWLFVRGLKEDAIETLKCIAPVNSTTTKTALTSSFISRLSFEHETGNVDLYSAINALVKRKWAFRRLSAVMAIGCGIGMVYYGMPLALGSLKIDLYLGVTLNALSELPASLIAFFFIDKMNRKTSILVYTVLSGFCSIMSVLKGIHPIWTGLQIGFELVSFFSACLAFNVLLLFTIELFPTCVRNSALSMVRQAVVVGGVFSPMLAAAGRDNGGFLSYGVFGVVVGVCGWFVVCLPETRGRGICDTMDEEEYKETAACNAVDDHA comes from the coding sequence ATGGCCGATTCAACCCCTCTTCTCTCCGAACCAAACTCGGCTGAGCCAGAACCCCCTGTGCTCTACAAACACCTCCCATCCCTCGACTCCGTGATCGAGCGGTGCATCGGAGATTTTGGATGGGCCCAATTTCTCCAAGCCACCCTTGTAGCATTCTCATGGTTCTTTGATGCCCAACAAACATTCATCGCTGTCTTCACCGACTCTGTGCCAACATGGCACTGCACCCACCTCACTGACCTACCCAACTCATGCAACTCAGCCTCCAACATTTGTCAACTTCCTCAAAACGCATGGGCCTGGGACAGGGCCAAACACACTTCCATCATCTCCGAATGGGGCCTCGAGTGCTCGTCGTCACTCATCACGGGACTGCCGGCCTCAGCCTTCTTCATAGGCTGTTTAATTGGCGGGCTGACCCTGGCCTCACTTGCTGACACCTCACTAGGTCGCAAAAACATGCTATTTCTCTCATGTCTCCTGATGTCTTTATCCACCTTCCTCACCGCCTTTTCCACCAACATATGGATGTACTCCGTCCTCCGATTCATCACCGGGTTTGCCCGTGCCACCATCGGTACTTCCGCCCTTGTCTTATCGACAGAGCTCGTCGGAAAGCGGTGGCGGGGACAGGTTGGTGTTATTGGATTCTTCTGCTTCACTCTAGGGTTTCTCTCCCTCCCAATTATAGCATACGCTCATAGAGCTCACTCATGGAGAACACTCTATTTTTGGACCTCAATCCCCACATTATTGTACTCGATAACGGTTCATTTTTTGGTTCGTGAGTCACCAAGATGGCTCTTTGTGCGAGGTCTAAAAGAAGACGCAATTGAAACCCTAAAATGCATTGCACCCGTCAATAGTACTACAACCAAAACAGCACTTACCTCGAGCTTTATTTCGAGATTATCCTTCGAGCATGAAACAGGGAACGTCGATCTCTACTCTGCAATCAACGCTTTGGTGAAGCGAAAATGGGCTTTTCGGAGATTGTCCGCGGTTATGGCGATCGGCTGTGGTATCGGAATGGTGTATTATGGCATGCCATTAGCTTTGGGAAGCTTGAAAATCGATCTCTACTTAGGCGTCACGCTCAACGCCTTGTCCGAATTGCCAGCTTCATTAATTGCGTTCTTTTTCATCGACAAAATGAACAGAAAAACCTCAATCTTGGTTTACACTGTTCTTAGTGGGTTCTGTAGCATCATGTCCGTGTTAAAAGGTATCCATCCGATATGGACAGGGTTGCAAATAGGGTTCGAGCTGGTGTCTTTTTTCAGCGCATGCTTGGCTTTCAATGTGTTGCTTCTATTTACAATTGAGCTATTTCCCACTTGCGTGAGGAACTCGGCTCTTTCGATGGTGAGGCAGGCGGTGGTGGTAGGAGGCGTTTTTAGTCCCATGCTGGCGGCCGCGGGGAGAGACAACGGTGGGTTTTTGTCGTATGGAGTGTTTGGGGTTGTGGTTGGGGTTTGTGGGTGGTTTGTGGTTTGTTTGCCAGAGACAAGAGGGAGAGGAATTTGTGATACGATGGATGAAGAAGAGTACAAAGAGACAGCTGCTTGTAATGCGGTTGATGATCATGCCTAG
- the LOC126621245 gene encoding malate dehydrogenase-like isoform X1 has product MENFVALLQKMENINVVLVQKSLVVLFTIAFFWKLVKYMWSFLSMEKDPVIVLVTGAAGQIGYAIVPMIARGVMLGPDQPVILHMLDIEPAAEALNGVKMELIDAAFPLLKGVVATTDAQEACKDVNIAVMVGGFPRKEGMERKDVMSKNVSIYKAQASALEKHAASDVKVLVVANPANTNALILKEYAPKIPEKNITCLTRLDHNRALGQISEKLNVHVGDVKNVIIWGNHSSTQYPDVNHATVTTSSGEKPVRELVANDQWLNTEFITTVQQRGAAIIKARKLSSALSAASSACDHIRDWVLGTPKGTWVSMGVYSDGSYGIQQGLIYSFPVTCDKGQWSIVQGLKIDDFSRGKLDATAKELIEEKTLAYSCLN; this is encoded by the exons ATGGAGAATTTTGTAGCATTGCTTCAGAAAATGGAGAATATCAATGTTGTACTGGTTCAGAAAAGTTTGGTTGTTCTGTTCACTATTGCCTTCTTTTGGAAGCTCGTAAAATACATGTGGAGCTTCTTGAGTATGGAGAAGGATCCTGTGATTGTTTTGGTCACTGGTGCTGCAG GGCAAATAGGGTATGCTATTGTTCCAATGATTGCGAGGGGGGTCATGCTAGGCCCTGACCAGCCTGTAATTCTGCACATGCTTGATATTGAACCTGCAGCTGAAGCCTTGAATGGGGTGAAAATGGAACTAATTGATGCTGCCTTTCCTCTTCTCAAAG GTGTTGTTGCTACAACAGATGCTCAGGAAGCTTGTAAAGATGTCAATATTGCTGTTATGGTGGGCGGATTCCCGCGGAAGGAAGGTATGGAAAGAAAGGATGTGATGTCGAAAAATGTATCAATCTACAAGGCTCAAGCTTCAGCACTAGAAAAGCATGCTGCTTCAGATGTCAAG GTTCTAGTGGTTGCGAACCCAGCAAACACTAATGCACTCATCTTGAAAGAATATGCACCTAAAATCCCAGAGAAGAACATCACATGTCTTACAAGACTAGATCATAACAGAGCTTTGGGACAAATCTCCGAGAAGCTAAATGTTCATGTTGGGGATGTAAAGAATGTTATCATCTGGGGAAATCACTCTTCAACTCAGTATCCTGATGTCAATCATGCAACTGTCACCACTAGCAGCGGAGAGAAACCTGTCAGGGAACTTGTTGCTAATGATCAATG GTTAAATACCGAGTTCATCACCACTGTGCAGCAGCGCGGTGCAGCCATTATTAAGGCTCGGAAGCTATCAAGTGCATTGTCTGCTGCCAGTTCTGCTTGTGATCACATACGTGATTGGGTTCTTGGGACTCCTAAG GGGACATGGGTTTCAATGGGTGTGTACTCTGATGGTTCTTATGGAATCCAGCAAGGCCTAATCTACTCCTTCCCTGTTACATGTGATAAAGGACAATGGTCAATTGTGCAGG GACTCAAGATTGACGATTTCTCAAGGGGAAAGCTAGATGCAACTGCAAAAGAGCTCATCGAGGAGAAAACATTGGCCTATTCATGTCTCAATTAA
- the LOC126621245 gene encoding malate dehydrogenase-like isoform X3, producing the protein MIARGVMLGPDQPVILHMLDIEPAAEALNGVKMELIDAAFPLLKGVVATTDAQEACKDVNIAVMVGGFPRKEGMERKDVMSKNVSIYKAQASALEKHAASDVKVLVVANPANTNALILKEYAPKIPEKNITCLTRLDHNRALGQISEKLNVHVGDVKNVIIWGNHSSTQYPDVNHATVTTSSGEKPVRELVANDQWLNTEFITTVQQRGAAIIKARKLSSALSAASSACDHIRDWVLGTPKGTWVSMGVYSDGSYGIQQGLIYSFPVTCDKGQWSIVQGLKIDDFSRGKLDATAKELIEEKTLAYSCLN; encoded by the exons ATGATTGCGAGGGGGGTCATGCTAGGCCCTGACCAGCCTGTAATTCTGCACATGCTTGATATTGAACCTGCAGCTGAAGCCTTGAATGGGGTGAAAATGGAACTAATTGATGCTGCCTTTCCTCTTCTCAAAG GTGTTGTTGCTACAACAGATGCTCAGGAAGCTTGTAAAGATGTCAATATTGCTGTTATGGTGGGCGGATTCCCGCGGAAGGAAGGTATGGAAAGAAAGGATGTGATGTCGAAAAATGTATCAATCTACAAGGCTCAAGCTTCAGCACTAGAAAAGCATGCTGCTTCAGATGTCAAG GTTCTAGTGGTTGCGAACCCAGCAAACACTAATGCACTCATCTTGAAAGAATATGCACCTAAAATCCCAGAGAAGAACATCACATGTCTTACAAGACTAGATCATAACAGAGCTTTGGGACAAATCTCCGAGAAGCTAAATGTTCATGTTGGGGATGTAAAGAATGTTATCATCTGGGGAAATCACTCTTCAACTCAGTATCCTGATGTCAATCATGCAACTGTCACCACTAGCAGCGGAGAGAAACCTGTCAGGGAACTTGTTGCTAATGATCAATG GTTAAATACCGAGTTCATCACCACTGTGCAGCAGCGCGGTGCAGCCATTATTAAGGCTCGGAAGCTATCAAGTGCATTGTCTGCTGCCAGTTCTGCTTGTGATCACATACGTGATTGGGTTCTTGGGACTCCTAAG GGGACATGGGTTTCAATGGGTGTGTACTCTGATGGTTCTTATGGAATCCAGCAAGGCCTAATCTACTCCTTCCCTGTTACATGTGATAAAGGACAATGGTCAATTGTGCAGG GACTCAAGATTGACGATTTCTCAAGGGGAAAGCTAGATGCAACTGCAAAAGAGCTCATCGAGGAGAAAACATTGGCCTATTCATGTCTCAATTAA
- the LOC126621241 gene encoding organic cation/carnitine transporter 2-like, producing MADPTPFGLDPNMEDPETLRTNLLNSLDQIIEQNQSSFGWKQFLQAILVSLASLFDGQQTFISVYTDAIPTWHCSTTTTTSCTTNSNICDLADSDWSWDSTSSTTIISDWSLQCSSSFIRGLPASSYFMGGVVGGLLLGTLADSSLGRKKLLLISCVTMSLASFITIFSPNVWVYSAVRFISGVGRSSISTCVLVLLMEKVGKKWRPRVGIMQFFFFTLGFLSLPLIAYLNRANSWRALYLCTSIPAVLYCLLLQFFVSESPRWLFKNGKREEAVAILLKSAGQNYPSELKLLLVSSHEVEVDSSNVSDHPYKSMKDLFAKRWAMKRTLTVMVLGFGIGMVYYGMPLGVGNLGFNIYLSVMFNALLEIPSYPITCIILERWSRKFSVLGFCLVSGICGIVCAVAGQKGVRIGLELASFFCSRTAWNLISMFTVELFPTCVRNSATSLLRQSYVLSAVFSSMLVSVGSSNEFLSYGVFGLAIFFSGFFVGFLPDTRGGMLCDTMDEQERKENMILR from the coding sequence ATGGCTGATCCAACCCCTTTTGGCCTTGATCCAAACATGGAAGACCCAGAAACTCTGAGGACCAATCTCCTcaattccttggatcaaataaTTGAGCAAAATCAATCAAGTTTTGGGTGGAAACAATTCCTCCAAGCCATCCTTGTCTCTTTGGCATCACTCTTTGATGGTCAACAAACCTTCATCAGTGTCTACACAGATGCAATCCCTACATGGCACtgctccaccaccaccaccacctcatGCACCACAAACTCCAACATCTGTGACCTGGCCGACTCCGATTGGTCCTGGGATTCAACTTCCTCCACCACAATCATATCTGATTGGAGCCTCCAATGCTCTAGCTCATTCATCAGAGGCCTCCCTGCCTCCTCCTACTTCATGGGCGGTGTGGTTGGTGGGCTCCTTCTAGGAACCCTAGCTGACTCCTCACTCGGTCGCAAGAAGCTCCTCTTGATCTCTTGTGTAACGATGTCCTTAGCTTCGTTTATCACCATTTTCTCGCCAAACGTTTGGGTTTACTCAGCAGTCAGATTCATAAGCGGGGTCGGCCGCTCCTCAATTAGTACATGTGTTCTTGTCTTGCTGATGGAAAAAGTTGGGAAGAAATGGAGGCCTAGAGTGGGAATcatgcagttttttttttttactctcgGGTTTTTGTCACTACCACTGATTGCTTATCTCAACAGAGCTAACTCATGGAGAGCCCTGTACTTGTGCACTTCGATTCCTGCAGTTTTATACTGCTTACTGCTTCAGTTCTTTGTCAGCGAGTCTCCGAGATGGCTGTTCAAGAACGGTAAAAGAGAGGAAGCTGTAGCGATACTGTTGAAATCTGCCGGACAAAATTACCCAAGTGAGTTAAAATTGTTGTTGGTCTCATCTCATGAGGTGGAGGTCGACTCTTCAAATGTCAGTGATCATCCGTACAAGTCAATGAAGGACTTGTTTGCAAAAAGATGGGCTATGAAGAGAACCCTGACGGTAATGGTACTAGGGTTTGGAATCGGAATGGTGTACTATGGAATGCCATTAGGGGTTGGAAATTTGGGGTTTAACATTTATTTGAGTGTTATGTTTAATGCTTTGTTAGAAATACCCTCGTATCCAATTACTTGCATTATATTGGAAAGATGGAGCAGGAAATTTTCAGTGCTCGGATTTTGTTTAGTGAGTGGAATTTGTGGAATTGTATGTGCAGTTGCAGGGCAAAAGGGGGTGAGAATTGGGTTGGAATTGGCTTCTTTCTTTTGCTCACGGACGGCTTGGAATCTGATTTCTATGTTCACAGTTGAGTTGTTTCCGACTTGTGTGAGGAACTCTGCTACATCTTTGCTGCGGCAGTCTTATGTGTTGAGTGCTGTTTTTAGCTCGATGTTGGTTTCTGTTGGGAGCAGCAATGAGTTTCTTTCTTACGGCGTGTTTGGATTGGCTATATTTTTTTCTGGATTTTTTGTGGGATTTTTACCGGATACAAGAGGTGGAATGCTTTGTGACACCATGGATGAACAAGAACGCAAAGAGAATATGATTTTGAGGTGA